CGGATTACAATTCAAAGGACTATAAAGACTGACtatacataactctttgttatttacttttattttaacacaaatattttgtaatgagtTATCACAGAAGGTTTTAATTTGAgtataattaatacttttatgaATGATTATTGCAACGCCATTATGTTTGTTACCAATATCatttctttcaatattataatgtttaattttaaaatcgtgtTGCGGTTTTAACCACGTTTCACTAATGATTGCCAGATGAATATTGTGTCTATAAAGAAAgtcaataaatatatgtttgttactATTTAAGCTTTGTGCATTCCATTGGACAATATTCAATTCCGAAATATCCATTAACAGGCAGAAGAAAATTTATCACATAAAGTTGATTTGAGAGCTTCTTTAATCGACATTGAATTAATGGGTGTTTGTTTATTGCTTAATATTTTCGTAAGTGTTTCcactaatgtatttataaatttgtctgatttcataagattatttatttgcgtGTCAATATTGCGTGCCGTTAGAGCTGGGAATGAATTCACATTAAAAAGGTCTGAATAAGTGGCGTTtcgagattttattttattttcctctacctgctgttttttaattggaCAAGCTGAAGATATTGCAATGTGATTGCCCTTGCAATTTGCACATTTGGCATCCTGCGGAGCAacgttacattttttaaaattgtgttgCTCAGAACAGATCGAGCAGACTTCCgagtttttacaaaatttggCGATATGCCCATATCGCATGCATTTAAGGCATTGCTTAACAGGagggatatatttatttacctcatGCCGCCAAGAATCCAAATATATGTACTGCGGTAAGATGGTTGAGGCAAAAGTAACCGCTACTGCCTGCGTAGGAACGAAAGAGAACTTACCTCCAACACCTCTTACCCTGCGCATGAAACGCCTTACCTGGATGACATTTTTTGAACTACCAATCAACgaaaaaatttctttatttgccATATCAACTGGTACTGAGGTGAGTACCCCAGTGACCTCGGTATCACCAGCAGGAATAGACGCTCTGAGCGATAATTGCTCCAGCAGTTTTTTGTTCTTCAGGAACATATTTGCGTTGTTCGGTAAGTCGAAAGTGACGCCAACCTTGTATCTATTAATGCTTCGCAAGTGCATCACACCAGACACACCATGCTCCCGTATGCCCTTAGATAGAGCCATACGGTCTTTATCAGTAAATGTCCTGCCTTCGTCAATATGGTTTAGGAAGACAACCAACTCCGCCTTCTTACAGTCTTCCGGATACTTCCGGGCGTAGCCTTTGACTTTATAAATGGCATATTTATCTTTAGACTCCTCAACTTTCGAGTTGGAGCATGCCGACACCACCGAAAGTTCAGAGTCCGAATCTGTGGACTGGGACTCAGGCCGATTCACGTCTGGAGGGACATCTATGAGATTATCCTTCCGCCGCCTCTTCTTCCCCAtatttacaactatttatttatttaaaactatttatttacactgtattcacactattatttacaaatatagtcccgaaaaaacctaatattttaattttaatttgcttcaaaatcaaaaagcgCGCCTTTCCACTACAATGGTTTTCCCGCCTTTTTCATAACCATAGAGACAGTAATGAcagtttaagtttttaatgataatttacTGTGAATCATTAttgaaactataaaaaaaatgcatatgaATTTTATGGTAAAATGCCAACCAAACAAGCGAaacgtcaaagtcaaatcactcaaaatcaaaaagtcaaaaagcaaaacaaatctTAAAAATTGTTGATCCGACGATTGTTTGTagaattttgtaaatgtttcattataacaATATGTCTCATGACACAAAACATTCCGTTTACGTCATAGCACTTCgttcaaagtaaacagtgcGAAGTGACAATATTGCAAAATGGGGGAAGCATACTTTACCCTCAAGCGTAAGCTAGAGGATCTCGGTTATAACATAACATTACCGATAGACGCTGTACCCTTGGTAGAATGTATACTAGCAGACCTTTTGCAAACCACACGCAGTTTGCAACACTACATGGATTTATCGAAAGAAGCTTTAATGCAGCGTGATTCTCTGATGATGGAAGCTGAGCCTTACAAATGTGATAATGCTAAGTTAATACAGGAAAACAATCGTCTTCACAAAGAGATTATGAAATTGTCGGAAGAAAGCCTCAAAGAGAGAAAAGAGTCCAAGAGAAAATTAAAGAATTTGTCTGAAGAGcttataaaaaaagatttaacTATTAGTAAATTACAACATGATCTAAGAGACCTAAGCCTGAGAGGATTGTGTGCTGACACTTTAAGTAGTCGCAACAAAAGTAGGAGAAGAGATGCGGAAGTTGGTTCGTCCAGAACATGCATATGTAGTGAAAAAAGGAGTTCCAGCAGTGATAAAGACCTCACAGAATTGACACAAAAGATTCAGTCCCTTGAAGAGAAGAATGATGCATATTGTGATGAAATAATGGTGCTTAAAAGTCAAGTAGAGAATAGGGATGATGAAATAATGCGCCTTAATATGTTATTAGAGGGCGGCAGGCCCTTAACTGCTATAAGCAGAGAATGTTGTAACATTAGCTCCAATGAAAGAATCCAAAACTTAATGAAAGATTTACGAGAACTAGAATCAGCTAATGATCTACTGAAGAAAGAAATTGATAATGGTTTAGAGAAACAACATGAAGCAATGCTGCGAGCATTAACTCTtgcagacaaaaataaaaatttacaagAAGAATTACAAAAAGTAGATACATTAGCTTTGAAAGTGGAAGAAGATTGTAATAAGAGACTAGCTTCAATGACAAATGAAGTTAACTTCTTGCAAAAGAGAGTAGAAGGCTTGGAGTCCAGAAATACAACGTTGGAAAGTCAACTTACAGAGTATCAGCTCAAAGAAAATACACCCAGAATAAACAAATTACAGGAAGAATTAGCATTAGCCCTAAAAGAAAATGAATCATTACAAAATGAGATCAAAGATCTGATAAGTCTTAATAAGAATTTACAAGATAAGATTGTAAAATTGCCTCAAGTCAGGACTCCATCAGAAGTGAGTGATACACTTGGACGCAGTAAAGACAAAGTAAACTGTCCAACTAAAAGTGAATTACAGAAACTCTTAAGagatgaaagaaataaatatgagaTTCATATTAATAGTGTCCAAGAAAAGATGGCTGAAATCATGAATTCCTTTAATCAGCATATGTTGAAATGTAAAGATAGAGATAGTTCTAGAATAAACAGTTCAAAAGAGAATGCATTTATAAGAGATTTACATACTCAACTATGTGAGAAAGAGCagaaaatattgatgttaagAAAAGAAATTGATGAATTGAAAAGGAAAACATGTTATATGGAGGAGAATagtaaacaaaatttcaaagatGTTATTAGTCAGTTGAATGTAGAAAATGCTGAATTGTCAAAAGAAAACATACTTCTAAGTAAGCAACTGAGTCAATACAAGAATTTGAACTCAGCAACTGCACAAGCACAGCAACACAGCAGTGACAGAGGTGATTTCGTCAGAAATGATATTCAAAAACTCAAAGatcaaataaatgaattgtTGAATCAAATTCAGTTACTGAAGAAAGATAAACAAGAATATAATTTGAGATATAAAGAAGCCCTGGAATTGTCAGAAAAATTGAAAATGGATTTAGTATTTAAACAGAAAGAGATAGAACATCTGGAAGAAGAAAACTGTTCTTATAAAATGACCAGTAGAAATGGCAAAGCTTCTACAGAACATCTTAAGGACGAATGTAATTTCTTGAGAGATCAGTTGAAGAAACTGCAATCAGATGTTATTAAAGAGAAAACACtttcaagtcaaataaaaaatattcagattgaAACAGAAAGGAGTGGTCACGAGTTACAAAATGAGCTTCTGAGTGTACAGAAGAAACTTAGTTTAGCTAATGACAAGATAGAGTCCCTGGAAAAGAAGTGCAAAGACTTACAATCTGAAATGACAAGCGTAAGGAATGACAAATCAAATCTTATTGAGAACATCAGAAAAGTTGATCAGGAAAGAGATAAATTGGTAATGGAACTGGATCACAAAACTGAAACTATATGTTCGCTGGAACAAAAGATTAAATCTCAGacatataatataagtaaattagaaaatgaaatctcagatttgaatagaaaaataaatgctaACAAAGTGTCAGAACACAAATTAGCTGATAATGAAACACAAATTACATTCCTTAATGGTGAAATTTTAAGACTGAACAAACAACTTGACACTGCTGTTATGGAAAATAAGCACCTGCAAAATAGTTTAGCTGATGCTAATGGTGCACTAAAACTTACAAAGATAGAGCATGAAAAATCGCGAAAAGAAGTAGAAGGCTTAAAACAACAACTGCAGCACTATGTTGCTGAAGTCAGGCGTATTGAAGAGTTATTATCGCAAAAAGAAGCTGAAAGGTCTGATATGTTAGAACATTTTGCTAGCCTCTCAGTAGAAgctaatattttagaaaatacaaATCACTCTCTTGAAAGTGAGTCAGCTTCTAAAACAGTACAGTTGCAAACCTCAACTAGCAGGATCCAAGGCTTGGAGGCTAAACTACATGACAAGGACAATATAATTGAGACACAAGCATCTCGTATAGCTACTTTgcagtgtaaaataaattcattggAAAATGAAGTCAAACTCATGGCTGAAGAGAAAACTATACTTGAGCAAAACATTTCTTATTTGAAACAAATGTGCAGTAATTTGCAATCTGAGAAATTAAACACAAGTAAAGGAATTAATGAAGCAGATTCAGAGTTAAAGCTTTATGAGAATAGAATAAAAAGTCTTTCTAATAGGAAGACCAAGCTTGAAATAGAAAATGAAGAGATGAAACAAAACTTGGCTACAACAGAGAAGTTGTTATCAAATGCTAGAAAAGAGATAGTAGAGCTCAAGTTAGTATTGCAAGATGCTACCTCAGAAACTAAATCTTTGCAAGAGAGTGTCAATAGATTAACCAAAAGAGATGAAGAACATCGAGAggtgatttattttaaacaattaatttaatttttatttgtccaatctttttttgtgtttgttagcaatttatgttttttttttattttttttttcagtctacTTTAGTGGAAGATGTTGAATTTGAACTACCACCGATTATGCTTGACGAGATCCAGGAGGGCAGTAATGAGGATGATGAAGAAACTAATTTTGAGAGCATCCAGAAAAGGTTTACAAAGTATTCTCACAGTAGCAGCACTCTGTAATGTTATGAAATTACAAGTTCTTGGAACATTTCTTACACACAGGGTAAGGTATactaataataatgtatgttgAAATGTATTGTGTATACTAAAGTATGCAATACTTATCAATCTAGTTGAATATAGAAattaatcctaactaatattataaatgtgaaagtaactctgtctgtctgtctgtcttttcttcacgcctaaactactgaaccgatttgtgtgaaatttggtacagacatagtttggaacttgagaaaggacataggatagtttttatttcaaaaaaaatatataaaaataaaaaataagatttattccggacatatagcgccatctattggtcaaaccaaaaatatgccggaagtcactattccatgcgaacgaagtcgcgggcaaaagctagtcttattatataataataatattgtctttGGTGATGTTGAATTTGTAACAAATGAATTGTTTGTGTTCATTATTATATGTAGAattaatttgtacataattataaagacCTAATATATGGACTTGATGTATTCtatgttaagttttatttctcaaaaatataggattttttataataaaagtgcCACAAATTATATCCAAACCATTTATTTCCTTTGGATTATATTGAAGTACAGAAAAGGATTTATACTTTTCCAATATTCCTCTACATTATCTATTTACAACATCACACTAGCTTTGCGTTTTAAAGTGTTGCTCtacatattgatatttatttgtacttaatAAGTACAAACATGAAATAATTCAGTTAAAACATTGCAGGCATACACTGTGGCTTTTACAGACAAGCAGTATCCTTATTGCTACATACATTAGTATACAATTAGGTACAGCAATATTTTAATCCTTACCACATTTATAATTGTACCAATTAAAgcagttattataatttagtatattatgttttaattgtcACACATATGCATTTTATCACAATCTTCATATAGCCACATTAGACCAAaaccacaaaaatataattcaaagtaCTATTTAAACATAGATCACCATAGTCAGATAGTAtgcattaaacaaaaataatgctcATCAATTAGGGTAGGTAAGGTACACATGTGTCATCTACATTTTATGGCTATTTTTAcatatcaattaaaatgtaGTAATTTACAATgcattacataaattaatttgaataaatatcagattttaaatagtaaaagttaaataaatcttaCATAATCCTATAATTTAGGAATTAAGCAGCCTTTACAACACCAGAATTCATTGGAGTAGGTAGTTAACTCATTATATTCTAAATCAACttacaaatattgtttgtaataaataaataattcattcggtaataaacaaattgtctcagttaatgtaaatattatgtacagacACATAAGTACTTAACCAGATATGGATTTcattattgttgaaaatatttatgcagTACTGCAAGAATAGTCAGTTTTTAAACACATGATTATGAAATATGACTCATATCTGGGATAGATATGCAGTTTTGTGCATTATAGGtgcaaaatatttgtaagtgtgtaaatacataaattgcTAAAACTAACATACTCACGCTGTAAAAGAATGAAACTGTGGTGTCGGTGGGCCTAATAAGtcacattaatttataatgagCAATTAAATTAGTGTCAATTATACTCTTTAAACAATAACATgacaaataatacatttttagataCAATTTTTACATGGAATgcattacattttatatgatACTAAATGAAATGAACTGACTCATCATTTACATACAACTTATCATTTACATAAGGATATGAAACATTATCTAGGATTCGTCGAATAATACCATTGCCACTagattttattatctttgcatatttttaagtagaaaaactaattctagaaatatgtatttttttgtgaaacatcagtcattatattttataggtaggCACATATTTACATTCTATAAaacaattcattattttattgcatagTTACATTCATGACAAACCTcctattttttaacttttaagttatttatacaaatagGTGAGACATGATGTTAgttaatatacaaaaattaaGCACATTGTGTAATATATGCCGCTACATATATATAATAAGGAATATATATTTACAGCAGATTAAATGAGTATTTACTATTGGGGGTACCATACCAACTAGTCTAGTTGTAAACTAAGTATAACAGGGAAGTAATGCATCAAAATACAGCACCTTTCCTTTCACTACATTCCCATTATCATTACTCTATTTTAATTGACTcagaatttatttcatttgcaaTCATATTGTTCATATACTGTGATGTAATTAGCTAAAGATAACTTGTTTATTACAAAGTAGCCAGAATCCTTGTGAAACCCATCCCTGCTCCCAGTACAGTCTGTCCGATGCCCCAGATCATTGCATGTATAGGGGGCATGGTAAGGTTCGCGGCGCGGTATATGAACGCGACTGCGGCACTAGTGGCGACGCCTGAAGTCACAGGACTCACTACACCCATCACAATCAACAACACAGGGAAGAACTTTCCGTACTTGTGCTTCCTTAAAGTTCCGAAGGCGACGAGCGCCGCACACGTATGCACAAACACCGAAGAGAACAACGACCACAGGAACACGGGGTACCACATCTCACCAAACGTATTTAAAGGGTCACCAGGAGTCAATTTCAGTATATCCACGAAAGAATCAAATTCCGATACTCGAAACTCGGACAACATGTCATACATGTTGTCTTTCGGTTTTTAAAGCTTACAGGCATCGGGGCAGTTTTATTATTATCGAAATTTCCTTGCGAGACGATGTTACTCTTTCAAATGGTTTGTTATGCTAAACACTACACTGCAAACATTATAAGTGTTTAATCAATTAGGCGAATATGAATATTAGGCTACTACAGTTCATTATCTCTATATTGTTAATGCTTACGATTCTAGAACTAGGtattcatgtttatttgataattaataaaacgGCAGATCGTCTGATTCAGATAATCAAAGCTgacattttgatttgatttgacattGACgtcatcttatttttttatttttgtaataaaaaacatttttgcagCCGTAATTTACTAATTCATCCTATAATTTAAATCTCTATGAATGCAGAAAATTATGTGTTGTGTTCATGGTTGCATAATTACTTCGTATGGATAATCCATGATTGTGTTCAGATGGAAAGCTCTTACTTGTTAGggctttattttactaaaaagtTTTTCAGAGGAAATGGACATCACTACCTTGAATTACTTTATGATTTCAGTATTGCCATaagcgaaagaatttttaatcTGTCGTGATCGATATCGAAGTTCAAAATGAAGTGAGACACAGGTAAACAAAAAAGCAAAACCTATTGTTAAGTGTCATCGGAGACTTTTCGAAGTTTTGAAACAATTAAAGAATAGAAAGGTAGTAAGATACATTTGAAATATAAGacttattttcaataattgATTGATCAACAGGGAAGCAGTCATTACCACCTTTTAAatcgtaagtattttttaaaagttccTTCCTTTCTGTTAACTACCACGAAGTTCGTGCATTGCTGTTTGACAGCAAAGCCAGCATTCCGCGAGTGTTGATAACCTAAACATTTCTTTCCTGCGTACACCGCGTGATTCGtactgttttatgtattttgttacttCTGAGTAGTGTATAATTTAACGTTGCGATGGGGAAAGTACGTTCAGCACCGGGTGCCCCCCGGAAACAAGGGTTCAATAAAGGTGCACATTCCATGAACCCAGATAGACCGACTGAAGGATTAAAAGGAGTTGCAAAGCCCAGGACCAAAGCAACTATCAAAAGGCTTCAGATGTACAGGAATTTCAAAGCGAAGAGGGACAAAACTGGAAAAATTTTAACACCTGCACCATTTCAAGGTTGGTTGCCATCAGGAACACAGGCTCGTGTGGAACCCAGTCAAAAGTGGTTCGGTAATTCACGCGTGATCTCGCAGAATGCTCTACAGAAATTCCAGGATGAATTTGGAGCTGCTGTAAGAAACCCTTACCAAGTGATAATGAAACCTACCAATTTGCCTATCACACTGCTCAATGAGAAGGCTAAAAATGCTAGAGTACATTTGCTTGACACAGAGGGATTTGACAAAACATTTGGACCAAAGAAACAAAGGAAGCGTGTTAATTTAAAGTTTAGCGACTTAAATACATTGTCAAAGGCTGTAGAGgaaaacattgaaaattatgATGAAAGTAAAGATATAGACAGGGTTCGTGAAGACACAGGAGTCAAAGAGGGACAGAGAGACTGGGTATTTGGAGCTGGAATGAGCAGGAGGATTTGGAATGAGTTGTACAAAGTAATTGACTCTTCCGATGTGCTTTTACAAGTGCTGGATGCTCGAGACCCCATGGGTACCCGTTCGCCTTATGTGGAGAAATTCCTCCGAGATGAAAAGAAGCACAAGCATCTCATATTCATTTTAAACAAAGTTGATTTAGTACCTAACTGGGTGACACAGCGCTGGGTGGCTATTCTTAGTGCTGAATACCCAACCATTGCCTTCCATGCTTCAATGACACATCCCTTTGGAAAAGGCTCACTCATTAACCTTTTGCGTCAGTTTGCTAAATTGCATATTGATAAGAAACAAATCAGTGTGGGATTGATTGGGTACCCCAATGTTGGTAAATCATCTGTCATTAATACTTTGCGATCAAAGAAAGTATGTAAGGTAGCTCCTATTGCTGGTGAAACTAAGGTGTGGCAGTATATCACCTTGATGaggagaatatttttaattgattgccCTGGTATTGTTTATCCTTCTGCTGAAACAGACACAGAGAAAGTTCTCAAAGGAGTAGTAAGGGTTGAATTAGTTCAAAATCCTGAAGATTACATTGAAGAAGTGATCAAGAGAGTAAGGAAAGAATATTTAGTTAAAACCTACAAAGTAGATGCTTGGGATACTGCTACTGAATTCCTGGAGAAACTAGCTGCAAGGACAGGAAAGTTGTTAAAGAAGGGAGAGCCTGATGTCAGCCAGGTTGCCCGGATGGTTCTTAATGATTGGCAAAGAGGTAAACTTCCATTTTATGTGGCACCAGAAGGTTTTGAAGTGCCACTTTCAAAGCAGCAGAAAGAGGATGAGCCTGAAAGTAAAACGCCTAATGCAGATGAAAATAAAGAAGGTGCTGTTGCAGAGACAAAAGAAGACGCAGATCAAGAAACTGAAGATAATCCAGATAAACCAGTTTACATCAATAAACTCATTGTTGCTCAAGACTTTGCTAAAATTAGGGTTGGCCTTCAatttgataatgatgatgatgttaagcCACTTGAGAAATTGGAAATACCTAAAGAGCTTCAAGGAATAGATGATGAAAATGAGAATGATGAATCTAAAAGCGTTAATGGCGACAATAATGTTGAGGACCCTGACTCGTCAGATATTAGTGACTTTTATAGTGAAGACGAAAACAATTGTAGTGATGTAGAAGATTACCTGACACATGATGCAGAAACAGTAAAGGAACTGAAACGTAAGAAACTTGAGGCTGCAAGTGGAGAGTTCACAGTCGAAGAAATTAAACAAGCTGGCAAGAAACGCAAGGCAGGTGGAAAAGACACTGGTGTTAAGAAATTGACAGCAAAAGCAAGGCGCGCCTTGGAAAGAGCACAAAAACGCACCAAAACTGGAAGCAACTTCTACGAAGTATCTAATGTCAAAAACAGGAATAGGTCCAAAAAGCCACatgtttgaaattaataaatttattgGATTATTTACTCAATTGGTTTCATTTATACCCTTTacagatataattattataattacttcaCATGCATagacttgttattttttatagcggtattgataaattatattgccTGCATATTTTGATTACATtaatatcattaattaaaaataaattatgaaagtattttaaattagcCTACCATATTTGATGAAAGTATCAAAACCCTCAAggagtaataaaaaatatgatactgACATTGTAGCTGCCAGCTGCACTACTCACCCAGTGGAATacatcatttaatatttaaataatttgattaacaaaataaatatacttttttctgTTTAATGCTAGACTCGATTACTACaaattgtaacatttttttgCACTATAAAAAAGGATTATAAAAGGTAATTAGTGTACACTAtacatactaaaataaatattggctATACTGAATCAATGAAAGAACCGGATTGTACTGATAGACTCTTATCAATTGTTTTTCAGATGTCGTCAGGCAGCGAGAGCGATGAGGATTACGTACCGGGAGAGCCTGAGAAAGTATCCGAAGAAGAATCAGCCAATGAAGAGACAGACTTACAGTTCGAAAAAGAACTAGAACAGAAAGCAAAGAAACGGAAAAATGTTACAGAAACAAAAGGCACAAAGAAACGCAAAACAAGAAATGGCGCACAAGAGAAAGAAGAGTCTCCAGCAAGGGAAATAGAAGAAAGCGAGCCGGTACAAAATccagaagaagaaaagaaaaaagaagacgACTTATGGGCGAAGTTTCTGGAAGGAACTGATACAAAACCCAAACCTACCTCCACTGTAACCAGCACTAGCGTTAACACTCCCACCAAACCCGTAGTCAGTAAGCCAGAAGTTCCGACAGCCAAAAGTAATGACGATCAAGCTAGAGAGAAGAGAATATTCGAGTTTGCAGGTGAAACTATCGTTGTGGAAAATAATACGATCAAAGAAAGGATTAAGACCGCTGATAGTCCTGCTGCAGGTACGCAATTTATTCGTTAAAAAGTTGATGATCGCTGCTGCTTTGTCCTCTGTTCGACCCTGTCTGAATCCTGTGTTCGACCTAATTCGGACAGTcttatttaattatgatttttctATTGAATTCAGGAAGTGTGGTTAGTTGCCACTTCTGTTAGACCAATGTTCCTAATTAGCTTGCCTGCAggagaaaaaaatagtaatataacatttcattatatttttgtacaaagtaCATTATACCGAGGTATACCTTCTACCTTCTCTCACCTATTTTCCAAGTTATTCCCCCTGCATCTTATTCTTTCGAACTTAGTTGCCGCTGGCAGCGACGTGTAGCAAGCTGCCAAGAAAAACTTGAAATTATGCACAATGCCAAGTCAGCGAACCGATTtccattaaaacttttaaatcacTAAGCTTTGCATCGACTTTTGTATTTCAAAGTAGATTTTAGTTCGATCGAGTTTCAACTAAGTTTATATCAATGTATTTAAAACTGATTGGAGTTAAGATTGGATGTTGTTTCATGTACTTTCTTTATAAAAACTAGTTATCTCTAGGCATGTTCCGTAGGATAACTAGTTCGGTACCCTTCTTAACTCTATTTCAACCTTTCAGGAATAGGAAAGGTTGAAATAAAGTTAGAAAGGGTTTGATGTAGGTAATTTAATCCAGACGAAATACAGTAACTTCAGAAAAGTGGGTCAAAATTACTGTACTCGTATTTTTGCGTTGAAATAATGTCA
Above is a window of Helicoverpa armigera isolate CAAS_96S chromosome 11, ASM3070526v1, whole genome shotgun sequence DNA encoding:
- the LOC110378076 gene encoding craniofacial development protein 1, whose product is MSSGSESDEDYVPGEPEKVSEEESANEETDLQFEKELEQKAKKRKNVTETKGTKKRKTRNGAQEKEESPAREIEESEPVQNPEEEKKKEDDLWAKFLEGTDTKPKPTSTVTSTSVNTPTKPVVSKPEVPTAKSNDDQAREKRIFEFAGETIVVENNTIKERIKTADSPAAGSKLEGPSRSRALGGTGLSGILGQINKKNKLSTLEKSKLDWSTYKQEEGLEEEIQSHNKGRNGYLDKRDFLERADVRQYEIERDMRLNRRSNR
- the LOC135117489 gene encoding nucleolar GTP-binding protein 2, yielding MGKVRSAPGAPRKQGFNKGAHSMNPDRPTEGLKGVAKPRTKATIKRLQMYRNFKAKRDKTGKILTPAPFQGWLPSGTQARVEPSQKWFGNSRVISQNALQKFQDEFGAAVRNPYQVIMKPTNLPITLLNEKAKNARVHLLDTEGFDKTFGPKKQRKRVNLKFSDLNTLSKAVEENIENYDESKDIDRVREDTGVKEGQRDWVFGAGMSRRIWNELYKVIDSSDVLLQVLDARDPMGTRSPYVEKFLRDEKKHKHLIFILNKVDLVPNWVTQRWVAILSAEYPTIAFHASMTHPFGKGSLINLLRQFAKLHIDKKQISVGLIGYPNVGKSSVINTLRSKKVCKVAPIAGETKVWQYITLMRRIFLIDCPGIVYPSAETDTEKVLKGVVRVELVQNPEDYIEEVIKRVRKEYLVKTYKVDAWDTATEFLEKLAARTGKLLKKGEPDVSQVARMVLNDWQRGKLPFYVAPEGFEVPLSKQQKEDEPESKTPNADENKEGAVAETKEDADQETEDNPDKPVYINKLIVAQDFAKIRVGLQFDNDDDVKPLEKLEIPKELQGIDDENENDESKSVNGDNNVEDPDSSDISDFYSEDENNCSDVEDYLTHDAETVKELKRKKLEAASGEFTVEEIKQAGKKRKAGGKDTGVKKLTAKARRALERAQKRTKTGSNFYEVSNVKNRNRSKKPHV
- the LOC110378075 gene encoding transmembrane protein 170A encodes the protein MYDMLSEFRVSEFDSFVDILKLTPGDPLNTFGEMWYPVFLWSLFSSVFVHTCAALVAFGTLRKHKYGKFFPVLLIVMGVVSPVTSGVATSAAVAFIYRAANLTMPPIHAMIWGIGQTVLGAGMGFTRILATL
- the LOC110378074 gene encoding centrosomal protein of 135 kDa, which encodes MGEAYFTLKRKLEDLGYNITLPIDAVPLVECILADLLQTTRSLQHYMDLSKEALMQRDSLMMEAEPYKCDNAKLIQENNRLHKEIMKLSEESLKERKESKRKLKNLSEELIKKDLTISKLQHDLRDLSLRGLCADTLSSRNKSRRRDAEVGSSRTCICSEKRSSSSDKDLTELTQKIQSLEEKNDAYCDEIMVLKSQVENRDDEIMRLNMLLEGGRPLTAISRECCNISSNERIQNLMKDLRELESANDLLKKEIDNGLEKQHEAMLRALTLADKNKNLQEELQKVDTLALKVEEDCNKRLASMTNEVNFLQKRVEGLESRNTTLESQLTEYQLKENTPRINKLQEELALALKENESLQNEIKDLISLNKNLQDKIVKLPQVRTPSEVSDTLGRSKDKVNCPTKSELQKLLRDERNKYEIHINSVQEKMAEIMNSFNQHMLKCKDRDSSRINSSKENAFIRDLHTQLCEKEQKILMLRKEIDELKRKTCYMEENSKQNFKDVISQLNVENAELSKENILLSKQLSQYKNLNSATAQAQQHSSDRGDFVRNDIQKLKDQINELLNQIQLLKKDKQEYNLRYKEALELSEKLKMDLVFKQKEIEHLEEENCSYKMTSRNGKASTEHLKDECNFLRDQLKKLQSDVIKEKTLSSQIKNIQIETERSGHELQNELLSVQKKLSLANDKIESLEKKCKDLQSEMTSVRNDKSNLIENIRKVDQERDKLVMELDHKTETICSLEQKIKSQTYNISKLENEISDLNRKINANKVSEHKLADNETQITFLNGEILRLNKQLDTAVMENKHLQNSLADANGALKLTKIEHEKSRKEVEGLKQQLQHYVAEVRRIEELLSQKEAERSDMLEHFASLSVEANILENTNHSLESESASKTVQLQTSTSRIQGLEAKLHDKDNIIETQASRIATLQCKINSLENEVKLMAEEKTILEQNISYLKQMCSNLQSEKLNTSKGINEADSELKLYENRIKSLSNRKTKLEIENEEMKQNLATTEKLLSNARKEIVELKLVLQDATSETKSLQESVNRLTKRDEEHRESTLVEDVEFELPPIMLDEIQEGSNEDDEETNFESIQKRFTKYSHSSSTL